Part of the Phycisphaerales bacterium genome, GGGCAAGCACGAAGACGCCATCGCCAGCCTTTACGCCGCCATCGACGCCGGCTTCGACCGCATCGAGCTCATGGAAGAGGACAGCGACCTCCACTCGCTGCGCAACCGCGACGACTTCAAGGCCGCCCTCACCCGCGCACGAGCAATCGCCCGGGGCGATGACCTCGACGTCCCCGACCTCACCTGGGACACCATCGACCAACGCATGAAGGCCGAAGAAGCGGCCGGCTTCTCCGGCGTCCTGCTCGTCGTGCGCGACGGCAGCATCGCCCACCACGCCGGCTACGGCCTGGCCGATCGCGACACCGATCGCCCGGTTGACAGCGAGACCATCTTCGCCATCGGCTCGGTGCCCATCGACTTCACCTTCGTTTGCATCCTCCAGCTCATCAACCAAGGCAAGCTCGACCGTCACGACCCCATCACAAAGTTCTTCGACGACGTCCCCGGAGACAAGCGCTCCATCACCCTCGACCACCTCATGAACGGCGAGTCGGGCCTGCCAGACTTCCACGACATCCCCACCGACCGCGACCCCGACCACGGCTGGATCGACCGCGAGGAAGCCGTCCGCCGCATCATGAACCAGCAGCTCCTCTTCGAGCCCGGCACCGACTCGCGCCACTCCCACTCGGCCTGGGGCCTGCTCGCCGCCGTCCTCGAGATCGCCAGCGGCCAGAGCTACCAGGAGTCCACGCAAGAGCACATCTACGAGCCCGCCAATATGCCCGACACCGGCTTCTTCGGCAAGAGCGACAAGGCCGACCGCATCGCCATCGGCTACGGCGCCCGCAGCGACGGCGAGACCAACGCACCGCCCTACTGGGGCCAGACGTCCTGGCTCGTCATGGGCAGCGGCGGCCAGGTCTCGACCGCCCGCGACCTCAACAACTTCCTGAGCGCCGTCCACGACGGCACGCTCGCCGGCCCGGACGCGGCGCGCACCATGTTCGGCGACGCAACGGGCATGGCCGGCGCGGGCGACATGTATGGCTACGAGGTCCGCATGACCTTCGCGCCGGCCGACCGCTTCATCCTCATCAGCAACAGCGCCAACCTGACACGGTCGGACCATCGCCGGCGCTTCGGCGCTCTCGCGCGCGACCTGCACGAGCTCGTCCAGTCATCCATGAACGAACGCCACGCGGCCACCGCGCTGCCCGCCGAAGAACGCGAACGCCGCGCCATGGCCTGGGTCCACGCCGTCGGCGAGCGCGATCCCGACGCCTACGTCCGAGTCAACCGCCAGTACCGCCCGCCCGCCGAGGACGAAGCCGCCCAGGCCGAGCTCGACGCGACACGCCGGGGGCAGCACGCCGACTTCTACAGCGAGTTCGGCATGCTCCAGAGCATCCGCGTGATCACGAACACGCCCACGCTCGTCGAGATCGAGGGCCAGAGCCCCAACACCGACGCCTGGATCACCTTCGGCTTCACCTTCCAGCCCGTCGAGCCCCACCACATCACCGGCGTGAGCATCGGCATCGACGGCGACGGCGACGATACCTGAGCAACGCCCGCTGCGATCGCCCGGTACCATGCTCGTGATGCCACCGCAACCCAACGGCCCAGCGTCCAAGAAGCCCGGCCCATCGCCCCTGCCGAAGCCCCCGCAGCCGAAGCAGCAGCGCCGGCAGGCCGAAACGCACGAGATCATCGCCGACGTCGCCGTCGGCCCGAACCTGCGCGTCAAGGACAACCTGTTCCAGGCCGTCTTCATCCTCGCGAGCATCGCCATCGGCGCGGGAGTTGGCGCCTTCACTGCATCGACGCCCCCGGGACCCGGCATCGGCGCCATCCTCGGCGGCATCATCGGTCTCGTTGCCGGCGCCCTGCTCAGCGGCGGCATCCTGATGGTCTACCGGCTGTTTCGGCATTAGCACGATCGCAGCTATCGTTCCGCGACATGGCCGCCGCCATCCGCAACGCCGCCTTCGCCCTCATGGCCCTCGGCTCCCTCGGCGTCGCTGGCTACGCGGTCGTCGCCTACTCGCTCGTGCCGCTGGGCGACCTCGTCCATCCGGACATGAAGAACGCCTTCAATGCCAGCAAGCTCACAATCTATGCCCACATCTTCGGCGCCGCGTTCGCCCTTTTGCTGGGTCCGTGGCAGTTCGTGCGCGCATTGCGCTCGCGATATCCGAAGCTGCACCGCGTCTCGGGCCGGCTCTACCTGATGGTCGGAGTCGGCATCGGCGGCGTCGCGGGCTTCTTCGCCGGGCTGAACGCCTTCGGCGGCTGGACGAGCCAGATCGGTTTTGCACTGCTCGCCATCACCTGGCTCTTCACGGGCGTAATGGCCTTCGTCCACATCCGCGCGGGCGACGTTGCCGCACACCGCCGATGGATGATCCGCAACTTCGCCCTCGCACTCTCCGCCGTCACGCTGCGCATCCAGCTCGGCCTGCTCACCCTCGCGGGCGTGCCGTTCGAGTCTTTCTACCCCTGGCTGGCATGGACCTGCTGGCTGCCGAATCTGGTCGTGGCCGAGTGGCTGATTCGTGTCACGGCAAGGGTGACCTACAAGTAGCTCCCCGCCTTCAACGCCCCCGGCCGATCCAGGTTCGTCACGAGGTACCGCAGTGCATCGACCGCGTGGTCCGGCCCGTCCTTGGCCGGCTCCTCGCTCATGGGTCGCTGCATGTCGTAGTGATAGCGCTCCAGGCTCTCGATCAGGTGCGGACACTGCGGCGAGATGAACAGCGTCGGCTCGCCGCTGGCCGGCCGCAGGCGGGCGCGGAGTAGGTCGAGGCCGGCCCGGATGGTCGTCCGCCTCGCGCGCACGCTCAGCCCGGCCCGCTGCATCTGCTGGGCATCGCTCAGCCCGGTCTGCGCATTGCCCTGCCAGCCGGCGGGGTCGATGCCGATCCAGGCCGGCGCTCGCGCCTCGTCGTCCAGCCCACCGCCCAGTATGGCATCGATGTGCTCGTTCAGCAGGCACCGCGACGCCACGCGCTCGCGCACGACGTGCAGCACGCCCTCGGGGCTCACCGCGCCCCACACGATCACCGTCGGCGAGCGATAGCCGAAGTCCATGCCCAGCACCCACTGCCAGTCTTCTTCGACGTCGGGCGCAGCACGCACGTGTACGGCCTGGTCGAACTCGGGTAGCACCGCATCGTCGCTCTTGGGCCGCTCGCACCGCATCTCGGCGTCCCACGTCGCCAGCGAGACGCGGCCCTTCAGCGAGATCGCGTCGGCAATAGAGAGATGTCCGGCCGAGCGATCCTCCGACTTCGCCGAACCCCGGCACTCGTGCCACAGCAGGCAACCCTTGCACTCGTACTGCGACCCGCAGTGCTCGAGCACGTCGACGACGCCCCACTTGAACAGCGCGCGCGAGCCCTCGCTGGCCTGCTCGACGACGTCGCGCATCAGGCCGTGCGCACGGTGCATGGTGCTGAGCGCCTCGATCGACCCACGGATGGTGTACGTCGTGCCGTCGTACTCGACGGCCTTGCTCCTGGTTGTGAGCTGGGCCGCCTCCCACACCGCCGGGTCGAAGAGCTCGACCTCGTCGCACCGCAGCTTCTGGATGCGTGTGCCGCGGACCGACGCCTGGCTCTGCGCCAGTAGTTCCAGCCTCGATCCGTTGGTCAGTTCCAGCCGGCGATCCGTCACGCGGCCCTCGACCAGCCCGCTCACGGCAGGACTACGGACCAGGTGCCGCAGGTGCGCGTGCATGCGCTGGGCCTGGTCGAGCGAACCTCCGAGGATCCGTACCTCGATGCCCGGCTTGTAAACAAGGTCTAGCAGCGTTGCGACGGCGCCCAGGAACGTCTTGCCGCCGCCGCGGTTGGCCCACACGACCGCGTCGATGGCGTCGTCCGAGGTGTTGCCGAGCGCCCCGGGCAGGTGATCCGCGAAGAACGCGTGCGCAAGATACGCGAGCGGCTTGGCGCTCACCTCGACGTCCAGCATCGTTCGCACGCACGCGGCTAACTCGTCGATCGTTGCCGGCCTGGCCGGCAGCACCGTCACGGTTCGCTCCGTTCGTGCACGTGCGCCACCGGCGGATGCGTGAGCAACGCGAAGGCGCGGGCCCCGAGGTCTCCGCCGCGCAGCTTCCGGGCCCTCGCCCACGCCCGCAGCGCCGGCAGAATGGCGCTGGGCACCTGCGCGAGCAGGTCGGGCAGTTCGACGCCGTGCCGATTCATCGCACGAATGAGCTTCGCGTCGGCCTTGCTGGGCGGCAGGTCGATCCGGTCCATGCCCGCCCGCTCGAAGAACGGGCACGCATGAGCCATGGCGGCAATCGCCTCCGTGCGCGGGGTGCACGGCTCGTCGAGGTACGCTCGTACGAGCCGGACGGCCAGGCCACGCCCGCGGTACCTCGGGTCGATGATGACACGCGAGATGACGCGCACGTCGCGGTTCAGGCGCCGCGCGTTGGCCCGCTTGTCGGGCGTGTCGTAGTCGCCCGGCCACGCGATTGCCCGCCACCGGCCGTTGAGGGTGGGCATCGAGGCGACGAGCACGCCGATGGTCTCACCATCGTCGGTGGCACGCAGGATGCGGGTGACCGGGCCGGGGCGTCCGGCGACGTAGTGGAAGCGCGACAGCGACCGCAGGTCGTCGATCGTGCCGGGCTCGATGGTGATGGTGTCAGTTCTCGGGACGCGGAATCGGCGGACGAGCGAGGCGTGTGCCACGGCATGGCTCCGCGGGGGCGCGGGTGATGACCACGGGCGGCGACGGGCGATCGCCGGGCAGGGGCAGTGCAACCAGCAGGTCGGGCGACAGCGCTTCGAGCGTGTCCTCGCGCGCACTACAGGCCACGAGCGTGACGCGACGCCGGCGGCACCATCGCGCGAGCGCGTGCGCCATCGAGTGGGCGGTGGCGGCGTCGAGCGTGGCGGCGAACTCGTCGACGACGAGCACGCAGCCGGGCGTGCAGCGATCCATGGCGGCGGCGATCGTGAGTCGCGCGAGCTGGCCGGTGCTCAGCCTGCCAGCCGGACGGACGAGCAGCGCGGCTTCCGCAAGGCCTGCGGCGCCGAGGAGGCCGAGCGCCTGGTCGAGGTCGTCGCCCACTTGCTCAATCGTGGGGCGGCGCCTGGACAGGTGCGCCGGCGGATGGACGACGGGTCGGCCCATCCGCGACAGCCGGCGGCGCAGCATGGCGATGGCGGTGCTCTTTCCGCTGCCGCTCGGGCCGGTAAGCAACGCAACCTGGCCGGGCTCGAGGCTTGCGAGCGAGCGGGCGGCGTCTCGGGCCGCGCGAAGGGCGCAGCGGCGGGTGGGCTCGGTCGAGCCGGCGGGCAAGGCGAAGAGCGCGCGGGCGTGGGCGATGCGGTCGTTCACGCGGCGCTCCCGGGCGAGCGGCGGGAAGAGGCCGCCTCGATGAGGGCGCGAAACGCGTCGTAGTGCTTGCGCACGGTGTGATAGCTCACGCCCAACCGTTGGGCGATCTGCCGCATTGGGAGGCCCTCGATGGCCTTGAGCCGGGCGACCTGGCGGAGCTGGCGGGGCAGCTCGGGGCTCAGGCGGACCGCCGCGTCAAAGTTGGGGTCGCACACCCGACGGACCAGGGCCCGGACGCGGCGGCGGAGCTGCCGCTCGGGGGCGCCCAGCATCGCGGCGACCTCGCTGACGGCCATGCCTCGGCCGTAGATGGCGACCAGGAGCTGCCGCTCGTCGGCCGGCAGGTGGTCGGCGGCGTCGAGGACACGGGTCACCAGGGCCCGCCGCCGCTTGCGTCGCATGTCCAGGGTTGCATCGTCCAGTCGTGTCTGCATGGCGTCGCGCTCCGTTTACCAAGTGTTCAGCCTCTTGCCCCCTATTGTCGACTTGACAGCAAACAAATGCAAGGGTATTGTTTGGTATATCCGCCAGATAGCGCAGAATCGTGGTGGTGGGGTCGAGATTTCGCGGAAACCAGTTGTGAGCGACTGGGAGAAGGGGTTTCAGGATGCCCGAGAGCAGCAAGGGACCGGCGAGGGATCCGACCGACTTCGGAAAGCTCCTCCGAGATCGACGGATGCGGCTCGGGCTGAGTTTGCGCGAGGCTGCCGAGGATGCCGGCTGTACCAAGGGCTATCTCTCGCTGCTGGAGCGGGGCAAGCGCGGCGTTCCGACGGAGCGCATGCTTGCGGGCCTGGAACGGGCGCTCGAACTCGAGGCGGGCTCGCTCGGCGAGACCGTCGCGATGAACAGCACCCCAGCCAAGGTACGGGAAGAGCTCGTCGAACGTCGCGAACAGGGAGAGGCAGCCCAGCAACTCGCGGCACTGCTCCGCCGCGCCGGCCCGGGCGGGCTCGACCGCGCGTTCGAGAGCGGCGTGCTGGCGCGACTCGTGGACCGCATCGCACCCCAGGGCGACAAGAGCGGCGAGGGCGAGCGCGTCGAAGCGTTGCTGCCCGGGGCCGTTCCGCTCATCAACCTGGTTCCGGCGGGGCAGGCGGCGGAGTTCACCGACCTGGGCTACCCCGCCCGCGTGGCCGACAGCTACGTCGCGGCGCCCGAGCTGGGCGATCCCGACGCGTTCGCCGCGCGCGTCACGGGCGACAGCATGGAGCCGCGGTACGTCGAGGGCGACGTGGTGATCTTCAGCCCCGGGCGCGAGGTGCGCGACGGCATGGACTGCTTCGCGCGTCTGGCCGAGCCCGACAGCGAGACGACTTTCAAACGCATCTACTTCGAGCGCGGGACCAACGGCGAGGAGCTCATCCGCCTGCAGCCGCTTAATCCGAGGCATAAGGCGCGCGTCGAGCCGCGGGAGAAGGTGGTGGGGTTGTATCCGGCGGTGAGCGTGACGCGAAGGGTGGGCGAGTAGTGCGTCTCAGGCCGCGTGATTGGGCATCGACGCCTTCGCGCGACCGATGCTCTTCAGCGCACGAGGGCGCTCCTGGTGGGTCAGATGATCGGCGACGGCCTGCCAGTCGGCGGCGGCCCTGGTCTCTCCGCCGCGGCGGTGGATGGCGTCGGGCGAGGTGCGACACGTCAGGAACACCGTCGGCCCGCCAAAGATGGGACGCACGGGCTCGGTGGCGTCGAATTCCTCGGGCCAACGCGGCAGCGAGCCGGGCCGCAAGGGCTTGCTGGTCATCGCGTGCAGCACGAAGTCGTACGCGGTGACGCCCAAGCACACGACGGCCTTCAGGTTGGGCATGTTCTTGATGACGAAACGCAGCGTGGGCGCCATTGCCCTTCGCAGCTCGTCGCGCTGGCGCTTCAGCTCGTCGCGGCCGTTGTCGTTGACGAGTAGCGGGCCGTAGCAGGTCCCCGCGAGCACGCCCCGGCTGGCGAGCGGGAATGCGAGGCGCGCCAGCCCGTACGTCGCGGGCGTTTCGTGCTGGCAGTAGGGGCGCAGCGTCTTGCGCCCGAGCCGGGTCTTGACGACCTGCACGTGCGTGGGCGCCGAATCGAGCACGAGGATCTTGCCGTCCCAGCGGCCGTAGACCGACT contains:
- a CDS encoding serine hydrolase, which gives rise to MPARRTRLAIAALLAASTFSLAQDAPQQFRDEARAYEQQLAQDPTDGQAAFRAAYAWHAAGDYERAIPAHRRAAEFAEFRPAALYNLACAQALMGKHEDAIASLYAAIDAGFDRIELMEEDSDLHSLRNRDDFKAALTRARAIARGDDLDVPDLTWDTIDQRMKAEEAAGFSGVLLVVRDGSIAHHAGYGLADRDTDRPVDSETIFAIGSVPIDFTFVCILQLINQGKLDRHDPITKFFDDVPGDKRSITLDHLMNGESGLPDFHDIPTDRDPDHGWIDREEAVRRIMNQQLLFEPGTDSRHSHSAWGLLAAVLEIASGQSYQESTQEHIYEPANMPDTGFFGKSDKADRIAIGYGARSDGETNAPPYWGQTSWLVMGSGGQVSTARDLNNFLSAVHDGTLAGPDAARTMFGDATGMAGAGDMYGYEVRMTFAPADRFILISNSANLTRSDHRRRFGALARDLHELVQSSMNERHAATALPAEERERRAMAWVHAVGERDPDAYVRVNRQYRPPAEDEAAQAELDATRRGQHADFYSEFGMLQSIRVITNTPTLVEIEGQSPNTDAWITFGFTFQPVEPHHITGVSIGIDGDGDDT
- a CDS encoding DUF2306 domain-containing protein, which codes for MAAAIRNAAFALMALGSLGVAGYAVVAYSLVPLGDLVHPDMKNAFNASKLTIYAHIFGAAFALLLGPWQFVRALRSRYPKLHRVSGRLYLMVGVGIGGVAGFFAGLNAFGGWTSQIGFALLAITWLFTGVMAFVHIRAGDVAAHRRWMIRNFALALSAVTLRIQLGLLTLAGVPFESFYPWLAWTCWLPNLVVAEWLIRVTARVTYK
- a CDS encoding GNAT family N-acetyltransferase → MAHASLVRRFRVPRTDTITIEPGTIDDLRSLSRFHYVAGRPGPVTRILRATDDGETIGVLVASMPTLNGRWRAIAWPGDYDTPDKRANARRLNRDVRVISRVIIDPRYRGRGLAVRLVRAYLDEPCTPRTEAIAAMAHACPFFERAGMDRIDLPPSKADAKLIRAMNRHGVELPDLLAQVPSAILPALRAWARARKLRGGDLGARAFALLTHPPVAHVHERSEP
- a CDS encoding AAA family ATPase; translated protein: MNDRIAHARALFALPAGSTEPTRRCALRAARDAARSLASLEPGQVALLTGPSGSGKSTAIAMLRRRLSRMGRPVVHPPAHLSRRRPTIEQVGDDLDQALGLLGAAGLAEAALLVRPAGRLSTGQLARLTIAAAMDRCTPGCVLVVDEFAATLDAATAHSMAHALARWCRRRRVTLVACSAREDTLEALSPDLLVALPLPGDRPSPPVVITRAPAEPCRGTRLARPPIPRPEN
- a CDS encoding sigma factor-like helix-turn-helix DNA-binding protein, with amino-acid sequence MQTRLDDATLDMRRKRRRALVTRVLDAADHLPADERQLLVAIYGRGMAVSEVAAMLGAPERQLRRRVRALVRRVCDPNFDAAVRLSPELPRQLRQVARLKAIEGLPMRQIAQRLGVSYHTVRKHYDAFRALIEAASSRRSPGSAA
- a CDS encoding S24 family peptidase; protein product: MPESSKGPARDPTDFGKLLRDRRMRLGLSLREAAEDAGCTKGYLSLLERGKRGVPTERMLAGLERALELEAGSLGETVAMNSTPAKVREELVERREQGEAAQQLAALLRRAGPGGLDRAFESGVLARLVDRIAPQGDKSGEGERVEALLPGAVPLINLVPAGQAAEFTDLGYPARVADSYVAAPELGDPDAFAARVTGDSMEPRYVEGDVVIFSPGREVRDGMDCFARLAEPDSETTFKRIYFERGTNGEELIRLQPLNPRHKARVEPREKVVGLYPAVSVTRRVGE